The Zingiber officinale cultivar Zhangliang chromosome 9A, Zo_v1.1, whole genome shotgun sequence genome window below encodes:
- the LOC122021947 gene encoding MYB-like transcription factor 4: MGRSPCCEKAHTNKGVWTKEEDEKLISYIKAHGEGCWRSLPKAAGLLRCGKSCRLRWINYLRPDLKRGNFTVEEDELIIKLHGLLGNKWSLIAAQLPGRTDNEIKNYWNTHIKRKLLSRGLDPQSHPPMPDHVDRRFDTLKQSVTQEAMMSSVTGNISGDEGGGSGSRDKGRHFYLDLNLDLTISLPYN; encoded by the exons ATGGGGAGGTCTCCATGTTGTGAGAAGGCTCACACAAACAAGGGAGTTTGGACCAAGGAGGAGGATGAGAAGCTGATCTCCTACATCAAGGCTCATGGCGAAGGCTGCTGGAGATCACTCCCTAAAGCTGCTG GCTTGCTTCGATGTGGCAAGAGCTGCCGGCTGAGGTGGATAAACTACCTCCGACCTGATCTCAAGCGTGGCAATTTTACTGTCGAAGAAGACGAGCTGATCATCAAGCTCCATGGCTTGCTCGGAAACAA ATGGTCTCTCATAGCGGCGCAACTGCCGGGGAGAACGGACAACGAAATCAAGAACTACTGGAACAcgcacatcaagaggaagctccTCAGCCGAGGGCTCGACCCGCAGTCTCACCCGCCGATGCCCGACCATGTCGATCGCCGGTTTGACACCCTAAAGCAATCGGTGACCCAGGAGGCCATGATGTCGAGCGTCACGGGGAACATCTCCGGCGACGAGGGCGGCGGCAGTGGGAGCAGGGACAAGGGCCGTCACTTCTACCTCGACCTCAATCTCGATCTCACTATCAGCCTCCCTTATAATTGA